From the genome of Mauremys reevesii isolate NIE-2019 linkage group 24, ASM1616193v1, whole genome shotgun sequence:
ACCTTGCAGCCACGCCGCTATTTTTAACAAGCTAGTGCAATCAGAGTTGTGCCGATTGCACCCTTTCTATTCACTCCCATGTGAATCTTTTCTAGACGCCAGCCCGGGATGAAAGACACGCATGGGAGAAGCCTGAACAGCCAACATTCTCCCGTGGAAAGTCCCCTGCAAGGGAAAAGGTTCCCAGAAACATTGCCCAGAAGCCTAGCGAAAAAGGTAAAGTCCCACTTGTAAGCAGCGCTATTTTCACAGAAGAAGGAAAACTAATTCAAAAGAATGACTTAGGCATATTTATTTCATGAATCTCTAATTATTTCATAACTCTCTAGGTCTCTGTGGATTATTTCTCACAGGTGTTTGCCATCTTCCCAATTTCGTATCTAGGCGTGTAACTAACAAGCTGCTCCCTTCTTCCAGATCAGGATGAAGATGTTAAATAGATCAGGCGCTCCTAGGGGCAGGGGAATGTCTCTCACtgggtttgtgcagcacctggcgccCTGGGACCCTGGATCTTGATTGGGCTCCCTGCTGTGCCCAGCAATATGCAGCCCTGATTTCGGGCAGGGTGTGGCAGTGCCCAGTGCTACAGGCAGCCCCGCTCTGCGTTTGGACTCTAATACAAGTTCTGGGGCGGGTTTGCTTGTGCGTTACTCCCCGTCGGAAATCAGGGACTCGGGCTGCGGGTGGAGCCAggttccctggagagaagccaagcTGGAGCAGGGCTAGGAACAAGCAGGCGCCGCTCCCAGCAAACGTAAATTGGCTTCACTCTGCATGTAATTGCTTAGTTGTTTCTTTAAGCAGCGTGTTGCTTGTTTTGGGGCTTATCCAGGTGCTCGCTGCTGCCTTTTTTATAATTTGCTGCCGGAGAGCGGGATTGGTTCCTGGTTGTGCAATCTGCTACAAAAAAGCTTTAAAGTCTCCTGCTTAGCAGCCCACAAACTGCTGCTTCTTCGGAGCTGGGCTGCTGAGACGTCCAGCTAATCAGGTGGGGTGGCCAATTGTAGGCAGCCTTCTCCAGGGGGGCTGCGCCCAGAGACCAGCTCTGCTACAGGCCCCGATTCCCGACCATCCCATCCAGCTGAAGAGGCAGGAGACACCCGGAGACCAGGTTCTGGACTTGGATCTGTTAGTAAATTTCCTGTCCCCCCGGGGAACCTCGGCCCTGCCGCTGGGAGCGAACGCCTGAACCCAGgcaggcagccccaggggagctcAGAAGGCTGAAAGCAGCTTTCCCCACAGAGCCGGGAGCTGAGATAAAAGCATCAAGTGGGTCTGTTAGTGGCTGCGAAGGGAAATCTCCCGCCGCACATTCCagctgccctccctgcccccaccccacacacatgctgtctcctggctcccagccaccctgggctGTGGATAGAGTGTGATCTATGGTAAAAGGCCACTTCCATGTGTAAATCAAACTTGTGTGtgcagaagggaagggaaagagacaCTAAAAAAAGGCAGCAACACagctcagtcctgacctgcagcccctctgccaccccatccctgagctccccaccctcacagctctgccagtgatcctgagtcctgacccacagccccgctgctactccagccctgggctccctccacagctctgctggtgctgcctgatcctgacccacagccccctgctatcctagCGATggtctcaggctctctgcaaactcaggcaggaGTTGCTGTATCAGTTACACCTGGGGAGTCCCTTCTCTGACATCTGTTGTCCCAGGCTGTCTGTAGACTTCTCTCTCCATCCATTACCCTCGGCCCATTATTTTGAGGGTGTTTTCACAAGCATAACAGATAGAGAGTTacatgaaaaaaagaaaaggaaagttgCATGTAACAGGATGCACTCACCCCTCGTGAGCGCCCCCTGGCTGAGTGCATGTGCCTGCACTCTTTGTTTTTGGTGgctcttcagtgactcagccctctggccggTCGCACATGCTCTGTGtgtaagaaacaaaacaaaccccttcCGGGGTACAAGTCCAACAGGGGGTCTCTCCTGGGGCCCTCTGTAGTGTCTCTCAGTTTGTTCCCTGCTCTGCAGTGGAGCGGTGCCTCAGGGATCCTTTCCTGGAGGCAATGCCTTCACCCCCTCAGGGCCTTTCTGGCTTCagctcagttccccttctggggcATCTCAAAGTCCAGGCCTTTCCCCCGCAGTGGCTAATGGAGGTTGTGGGGgatccaggcccacccactactctgggtcccagcccagggaccctgtagctAGCAGCTGTCTGCGGCATCTGTTCATTTTAGTCCCACAGCTGCtttatttccctgggccacttccccgcagCGCTGTGCCGTCTTCGCCCTCACCTCAGGGCTCTGTCCTGCTTGCcgtgagctctccacactgagcTGCCCGCAGAACTGCTACTCTACCAGTCTTCACTCCTTGAGCGCCACACAGCAACTGCCTGCTGCTCTggtctgcagctccttttatatggcccttctggcccctgattggctgctgccccctgcagccactctagcctgcttggaggacctctctactgctctttttttttctggggcagggtgtggcaggacccAGCAGGGGTTCCTCCAGTAGGGGGCCTCAGGGCCTAGTCTACCCCGTCACACCGCGATTCTGGAGAACAAGCCAACAGCTTCAGGTAGGGGCAGGGACAGATAAGGGCATGTACTGGATATTTCCAAGCCCTGCCTAACAGATGCTGTAAATGACAGAGGCTGGCAATGCCCCCCAGGGAATTATGAATTGGCAGCCCACAGCCACGTCTCAGCCCCGCGTGGGGAACAGCCCAGCCACCCCCCTATGGAATGTCACTGAAGGCTGAAATAAGAGTTGAGAGTTTCATGTCTGACAGTGAATTTTAAAGCCAACTCTAAttgaaatgtttcttttccttttcaaagGCCAGCGACTGGGCTTTGACGGGGATAGCGCGGACTTCTGGAGTGACAAGTTCACTTCTGATGCGAGTGACATTTCTGAAGCAGAGTCTGCACAGCGGGCGGATGGAGGGTCATCACAAAACACCATGAGAAGCGTCGCTCTCCTGGGGAAGACGGGGGCTGGGAAATCATCCTTTGTCAATGCCATTAGAGGCCTGGGTGACGAAGAGGAAGGTGCTGCTAAAACCGGGGTGGTGGAAACGACCATGGTACCGACTTCTTACCAGCTTCCCAATCAGCCCAATGTTACAATATGGGACCTGCCGGGGTTTGGGTCGAAGACACGTCAATCAGACATGGACCTCGATTTCTTCAATTTGAGCCAATACGATGCGTTCCTCATCTTTTCCTCCCATCACTTCACAGCCACCCATGCCGGCCTGGCCCGGAAGATCCAGCGAGCAGGGAAGAAGGTTTATTTTGTGCGCTCCAAGGTGGACAGGGAGTTGCTTGCTGCCCGGAGGAATCGGCCTTCTACCTATAATGAAAAGCGAATTCTGCAGCAAATCAAAGACAGCTGCATGAAACGCTTGCAGGGAGAAGGGGTGACTTCCCCGCAGGTTTTTCTCCTGTCTAACTTTGAATATGGCCGACACGACTTCCCTCTCCTAGAGGAAATATTACAGCAAGAATTTGGGAGTCGTTTGGCTGGCTGAGCTCTTGTTCCCCAAAAATCTTGTGCAAGGAAAAAGCAGCCATGCAGAGTCAGAAAGCAGGGCCatccaggggtgggggggggcaagaaggtccttcacttgctccgagggtccctggaaaactctcgcaaggcctgggcccctggagcttcttcttctcctggtcttcgccggcgggggggtccttccactctggctctttggcagtaattcagcgacggggggtccttccgctccgggacccgctgctgaagagctgggtctttggtggtaattcggcagtgggggccccccgctgcgggtcttcggagcacttcggtggcgggtcccggagtggaaggaccccccgccgccgaattaccgctgaagcggagAGCCCTTGCCACCGAggcccccaggccccctgaatcctctgggtggccctgtcagAAACCAGCCCTAGCTTCAAGttataatactgaaaatattcaTATAAATCTCCAAAAGGACAGGACAGAACTAGAGTGGGTTTAGAGAAGGACCATGAGAATGATGAAGGTATGAGGAAAAACTTGCTTATGGacaaagattgaaaaaaaaatggggttcCCTTAGAAAGGAGACGAAGAAGAGGGGACAGGataaaagtctataaaataaCGACTGGGACAGAGAAGTGAGATCAGGAGCTTctgtcttccccctcccctaacACAAGAGCAAGGGGGCATTTAATAAAATTAAAGGTTGGGAAATTCACACCCGAGGAAAGGAGCTCCTTTTTCACACAGCGTGTGGAACTCACCTAAGTTCCTGCTCAGCTGCGCGTCCACACGGCCGCACAGCTACCTATTAAAGCCCCGCACAGGGGCTCAGGACTGCGGTgaggagagatgcctctccccaagCCCCGAAGCTGTGGTGGCCCGGGGAGAGGAGCCTCTGCCAgccggccccaacccagagctTCCGTGGCCGGGAGAGACGCACCTCTGCCCGCCAGCCCGAaactggagctgctgcagccgggGGGAGCGGTGCCCTCCCTtcatcagccccaccccagagcccacactcccagccagagccctcaccccagaCCCCAAGCCATTGCCCcatccctgaaccccctcctgcaccctgaacctctcattccccaccccaccccagagcctgcacccccagccggagccctcaccctcctgcacccaaaccctctgctccaacccctcggccccagccccgccaCACACTGTCCATGTGTGGAGTAACTTTTGTTATGTGCGCCAATGTGGAGGTGATGTATCATAGTGGTGCACGTAAAAAAagtcattccacacatggacatgaAAAAATTACAGGGAACATCACCACCCCATGATGTcgtttgggggttggactagatgacctcctgaggtcccttccaaccctgatattctatgatcttctATTAAGGCGAAGAGTTTAACAAGATTCAAAGGGACTGGCCATTTGTACATCTAACGAGAATAGCCAGAGCCATCTTAGAAAATGACAACACG
Proteins encoded in this window:
- the LOC120390104 gene encoding interferon-inducible GTPase 5-like; the protein is MFLFLFKGQRLGFDGDSADFWSDKFTSDASDISEAESAQRADGGSSQNTMRSVALLGKTGAGKSSFVNAIRGLGDEEEGAAKTGVVETTMVPTSYQLPNQPNVTIWDLPGFGSKTRQSDMDLDFFNLSQYDAFLIFSSHHFTATHAGLARKIQRAGKKVYFVRSKVDRELLAARRNRPSTYNEKRILQQIKDSCMKRLQGEGVTSPQVFLLSNFEYGRHDFPLLEEILQQEFGSRLAG